The following coding sequences lie in one Mustelus asterias chromosome 8, sMusAst1.hap1.1, whole genome shotgun sequence genomic window:
- the LOC144497609 gene encoding histone H2B type 1-L-like, protein MPELAAKGGASRKASKQSLTKVTKKPPKKRRKARKQSYSTYVYRVLTQVHPSTRISSKAMNVMNSFVVDIFERIASEASHLIHYNKRRTISAREIQSAVRLMLPGELAKHAISEGTKAVTKYTNSA, encoded by the coding sequence ATGCCTGAGCTTGCGGCTAAGGGCGGCGCGTCCCGCAAGGCGTCCAAACAGTCGCTGACCAAGGTCACCAAGAAGCCGCCCAAGAAGCGGAGGAAAGCCCGCAAGCAGAGCTACTCCACTTACGTGTACCGGGTGCTGACCCAGGTCCACCCGTCCACCCGCATCTCGTCCAAGGCCATGAACGTCATGAATTCTTTCGTGGTCGACATTTTCGAGCGCATCGCGTCTGAGGCATCGCACCTCATCCACTACAACAAGCGGCGTACTATCTCGGCACGGGAGATCCAGAGCGCAGTCCGCCTCATGCTACCGGGCGAGTTAGCCAAACACGCCATCTCCGAGGGCACCAAGGCGGTCACCAAGTACACCAACTCCGCCTAA
- the LOC144497805 gene encoding histone H2A-like, with the protein MSGRGKTGGKGRAKAKTRSSRAGLQFPVGRIHRLLRKGHYAERVGAGAPVYLAAVLEYLTAEILELAGNAARDNKKTRIIPRHLQLAIRNDEELNKLLGGVTIAQGGVLPNIQAVLLPKKTGHPSKVYA; encoded by the coding sequence ATGTCGGGTCGCGGTAAAACTGGAGGCAAAGGGCGCGCTAAGGCCAAGACTCGCTCCTCCAGAGCTGGTCTCCAGTTCCCGGTGGGCCGTATTCACCGGCTGCTGCGGAAGGGCCACTATGCCGAGCGGGTGGGCGCTGGGGCGCCCGTCTACTTGGCCGCTGTGCTCGAGTACCTGACCGCCGAGATCCTTGAGCTGGCTGGCAATGCGGCCCGGGACAACAAGAAGACCCGCATCATCCCCCGCCACCTGCAGCTCGCCATCCGCAACGACGAAGAGCTCAACAAACTGCTGGGAGGTGTCACCATCGCTCAGGGCGGCGTCCTGCCCAATATCCAGGCCGTGCTGCTGCCCAAGAAAACCGGCCACCCCAGCAAGGTGTACGCCTGA
- the LOC144497806 gene encoding histone H3-like produces the protein MARTKQTARKSTGGKAPRKQLATKAARKSAPATGGVKKPHRYRPGTVALREIRRYQKSTELLIRKLPFQRLVREIAQDFKTDLRFQSSAVMALQEASEAYLVGLFEDTNLCAIHAKRVTIMPKDIHLARRIRGERA, from the coding sequence ATGGCCAGGACCAAACAAACAGCCCGCAAGTCCACCGGGGGCAAAGCCCCCCGCAAGCAGCTGGCTACCAAGGCGGCTCGCAAGAGCGCCCCGGCGACTGGCGGCGTGAAGAAGCCTCACCGATACCGCCCCGGCACTGTGGCCTTGCGGGAGATCCGCCGCTACCAGAAGTCCACTGAGCTGTTGATTCGCAAACTGCCCTTCCAGCGCCTGGTGCGGGAGATCGCCCAGGATTTCAAGACCGACTTACGCTTCCAGAGCTCGGCCGTCATGGCCCTGCAGGAGGCCAGTGAGGCTTACCTGGTGGGGCTCTTCGAGGACACCAACCTGTGCGCCATTCACGCCAAGCGGGTCACCATCATGCCGAAGGACATTCACCTGGCCCGGCGCATCCGTGGGGAGCGCGCTTGA
- the LOC144497807 gene encoding histone H2B 7-like produces the protein MPEAAAKGMAPKKGLKKAATKRRAKGEKKRKKSRKESYSIYIYKVLKQVHPDTGISSSAMSVINSFVNDIFDRIACEASRLIRYSKRQTISSREIQTTVRLLLPGELAKHAVSEGTKAVTKYTSCK, from the coding sequence ATGCCTGAAGCGGCGGCAAAGGGTATGGCTCCCAAGAAGGGGCTGAAGAAAGCAGCCACCAAGAGGCGCGCCAAGGGCGAGAAGAAGCGTAAGAAGAGCCGCAAGGAGAGCTACAGCATCTACATCTACAAGGTGCTGAAGCAGGTCCACCCGGACACCGGTATCTCTTCCTCTGCCATGAGCGTCATCAACTCGTTCGTCAACGACATCTTCGATCGGATCGCCTGCGAGGCCTCCCGCCTCATCCGCTACAGCAAGCGGCAGACCATCTCCTCTCGGGAGATCCAGACCACCGTCCGCCTTTTGCTGCCCGGCGAGTTGGCGAAACACGCCGTCTCCGAGGGCACCAAGGCGGTCACCAAGTACACCAGCTGCAAATAA